In the genome of Methylomagnum ishizawai, the window GCCGGGGAAGGGATTGAACGGGATCAGGTTCACCTTCGAGGGCACATGGCTGAGCAGGCGCACCAGCGCCTTGGCATGGGCCGGGCTGTCGTTGATGCCATCCAGCATGACGTATTCGAAAGTCACTTTGCGGCGGCCATCCTGGCCGATATAGCGCTTGCAGGCGGCCAGCAATTCCCGGATCGGATATTTGCGGTTGATCGGCACCAGCACATCGCGCAGTTCGTCGTGCGGCGCGTGCAGGGATACGGCGAGGCTGATATCGGTGACTTCGGCCAGCCGGTCCAGCGCGGGCACCACGCCGGAGGTGCTGAGCGTCACCCGCCGCTTCGATAGCCCATAGGTGAAATCGTCCAGCATCAACGAGATGGCGGACACCACGTTGTTGAAGTTGAGCAAGGGTTCGCCCATGCCCATCAGCACCACGTTGGTGATGCGGCCTTCGCCCAATTCGCGCTGGGCGGTCCACACTTGGCCGATGATTTCGGCCACGCTCAAATTCCGGTTGAAGCCTTGCTTGGCCGTGGAGCAGAACGAGCACTCCAGGGCGCAGCCGACTTGCGAGGACACGCACAAGGTGCCGCGGCCTTCCTCCGGGATGAACACGGTTTCGACCCGGTTTTGGGAGTCGGTTTGCAACACCCATTTGCAGGTGCCGTCGGCGGATTTCTGTGCCAGGACGATCTCGGGGGCGCGGATTTCGCAAGTGTCGGCCAGCTTGGCGCGGAATACTTTGCTGAGATTGGTCATCAAGGCGAAGTCGTCGACGCCGCGCTGATGGATCCATTGCAGCAACTG includes:
- the rlmN gene encoding 23S rRNA (adenine(2503)-C(2))-methyltransferase RlmN, whose protein sequence is MNSVPAPVDSGEIPGTTNLLGLDRKAMEAFCAGIGEKPFRASQLLQWIHQRGVDDFALMTNLSKVFRAKLADTCEIRAPEIVLAQKSADGTCKWVLQTDSQNRVETVFIPEEGRGTLCVSSQVGCALECSFCSTAKQGFNRNLSVAEIIGQVWTAQRELGEGRITNVVLMGMGEPLLNFNNVVSAISLMLDDFTYGLSKRRVTLSTSGVVPALDRLAEVTDISLAVSLHAPHDELRDVLVPINRKYPIRELLAACKRYIGQDGRRKVTFEYVMLDGINDSPAHAKALVRLLSHVPSKVNLIPFNPFPGTDYRCSTPENLRRFSEILQQAGLITTTRKTRGDDIDAACGQLVGKVNDRTRRQIRLQQAATAAP